The Halodesulfovibrio sp. MK-HDV DNA segment ATCACTGCCATTACCTCAGCTTACTGAATTTTTTTATGTATACGGAGTTGTGCCTGCGCGTTTTACTGACCCGACATGGGCAGCGAGTATGCACTTTCCACCTGATGCAGAATATGTATTTATTACACACCTGTTTATTCATGGTGGCTGGATACACATCATCTTTAATATGTGGTTCCTGTGGATATTTGGTGACAACATAGAAGATGTGATGGGACCATTGCGGTTTTTACTCTTCTATCTTACCTGCGGTATTGTTGCTATCTTCGTTAATATGTTGTTCAACCCCACAAGTACTGCGCCAGTTGTAGGTGCGTCCGGCGCTATTGCGGGGATTATGGGGGCGTATTTCCTGCTGTACCCTCATGCGAAAGTTCTTACACTCATTCCCATCGTCATTATTCCATTCTTTTTTTATCTGCCAGCCGTCTTCTTTCTTTTATTATGGGTAGGAATACAGGTCGTACTCGGCATTGCAGCATTAAGCGGTCATGCCAGTAATTCCGTAGCATGGTGGGCACATATCGGCGGATTCATCAGCGGCATTCTGTTGTTACCGTTGTTTCGTAAAAAGAACCGGTGTTATTACTGCAAAGTACCGGAAGGCACACCACCTGTCAGACCAGAGATCATAGCACCGAAGTCCGACACGATTCATAATCCCAAAGAATGATAAGCCACCACTTACCAACCTTTAAGAATTAATTCGCAACTCAAAACACGATTGACTTGAGCCGATTGATACCGCATAACGGGACGTCCAGTTACAATAGTCGTGACTGAAAAAGGATCCCGTAAGGACGGTTCTCTCATGCTTGAAATTAAAAATCTTCACGTTAACATCGGCGATAAAGAAGTTCTGAAAGGAATTGATCTCATTATCGAAGACGGTGAAACGTTTATTCTCTTTGGCCCAAACGGCTCCGGTAAAACTACCCTGCTTATGACCCTTATGGGTTTTGGTAACTACACTGTTACTGAAGGGCAGATTATTTATAAGGGTCAGGACATTACATACGCTCCAATGTATGAACGTGCCCGCCTCGGCATCGGCATGTCCTTCCAGCGCCCTCCTACAATTCACGGTCTTAAAACCA contains these protein-coding regions:
- a CDS encoding rhomboid family intramembrane serine protease; its protein translation is MIPLHDSIPRVHKPYMLYAIIAVCSVIFLFEKSLPLPQLTEFFYVYGVVPARFTDPTWAASMHFPPDAEYVFITHLFIHGGWIHIIFNMWFLWIFGDNIEDVMGPLRFLLFYLTCGIVAIFVNMLFNPTSTAPVVGASGAIAGIMGAYFLLYPHAKVLTLIPIVIIPFFFYLPAVFFLLLWVGIQVVLGIAALSGHASNSVAWWAHIGGFISGILLLPLFRKKNRCYYCKVPEGTPPVRPEIIAPKSDTIHNPKE